In Poecilia reticulata strain Guanapo linkage group LG15, Guppy_female_1.0+MT, whole genome shotgun sequence, the sequence GTCGGCCCCTGACCCGCCGGGTCGGCCTCAGGAACCTACCCAGGATGTTCTCGTGCCTCATCAGGACCGTCTGGTAGATCTCCGTCTCCCTGAACCAGCTGGCCTCCTCCCGGGTGAAGAACACCTTGACGGCCACTTTCTCTCCCCTCCAGCGGCCGAGCCACACCTCGCCGTAGCGGCCCTTCCCGATCTGACGCACCATCTGGATCTGCTTGGCGATGGTCCGCTggacctgcagggggcagcagagcagGGCAGAGgttaaagctgctgcagcaaccTGGGGGCCGTGAGCCCCACCTAGTGGCCTGCAAGGTACTGCATGTGGGCCACCGTTCATTTACTGACACACAGGGGCCCACAGGGGGTCCAGGGGCCCAAAGGGGGCCCACAGGGGGTCCAGGGGCCCAAAGGGGGTCTAGGGGCCCAAAGGGGGCCAACAGGGGGTCCAGGGGCCTAAAGGGGGTCCAGGGGCCCACAGGGGGTCCAAAGGGGTCCAGGGGGCCCACAGGGGGTCCAGGGGGCCCAAAGGGTGTCCAAAGGGGGTCCAGGGGCCCAAAACAGCCTCCTCAGCCGGTCGGTTTTCTCCTCAGGCCTCTAATGAGCATCAGTGGATCCAGGCAGGTTAAAccagagagaataaaacatgcaggatgttgGGGACATGAGGGACATGAGGGACATGAGGGACATGGGGGACATGAGGGACATGGGGGACATGAGGACAACCAGCTAACctgtgtttaataataataataacaaagatGAGCATTAATGACATGAAACCTGCTGAGAACTGATGAATCGTTCAGCAACGATCTGATTCTTTTGAACGAGTCTGAGAACtgttctttttgcttttaatgcTCTGATCTCACGACTTCGTTGCCTTTCATTCAAAATGAGCGACTCGGCAAATGTAACCGTTTATAACTGCAGCTTCTTTCTTAACTGTCTGACATCAGAGGACAGCAGGAAGTGACTCAGGGGACGAACGTCTCAACGTCAGACAGATGAAGACGTTGAGTTTTATGTCTGAGTGTTTGTTAAAGGGCTCCCATACTTTAGGCTCAGAACAACGGATCATCACCACCAAGCAGCTGGAGGCAGAACCTGGCTGTGGCTGCGTGTCGTTCTGCTTcctaccagcagggggagcccTGAGCCGCTGCCGGAGCTCTGAGACTGATGGATCAGGTCTCTGAGGGATTCTCCTCCTCGGATGAAGACTTCCTGCTCCAGGTCTTTGGGGAAACGTTCCCGCTCCGTCTGCCACTTGTACCTGGAACACAGAGAGCATGAGAGGGggggagacacacacacactgacacacacagacacaNNNNNNNNNNNNNNNNNNNNNNNNNNNNNNNNNNNNNNNNNNNNNNNNNNNNNNNNNNNNNNNNNNNNNNNNNNNNNNNNNNNNNNNNNNNNNNNNNNNNNNNNNNNNNNNNNNNNNNNNNNNNNNNNNNNNNNNNNNNNNNNNNNNNNNNNNNNNNNNNNNNNNNNNNNNNNNNNNNNNNNNNNNNNNNNNNNNNNNNNNNNNNNNNNNNNNNNNNNNNNNNNNNNNNNNNNNNNNNNNNNNNNNNNNNNNNNNNNNNNcacacacactgacacacacacacacacattcacacacacacacacacacacagactgacacacacacacacacattcacacacacacacacacacacagactgacacacacacacacacacacacctacacacaccccCCCTGTCCAGTttctgaagcagaaaagcagaacTCTGAGGATTTGTTGTTCTACTGGAATCATGTGAACGTTTGAATCTTTTCAGCAGTTCATTTCTGACTGATCGTTTTCCGGGTTTGGATCAGCCGTCCGTCCGTCTTTCCCAGGAGCTCAGAGGGATTTTCCTggttcagcaaaacaaaacgaTAAAAACCTGCCAACGTTTGGTCTGTACCAACCTGTAGTAGAAGACGATGGAGAGGCAGATCAGGGTGCAGCAGCAGATCGTCATGGAGATGATGAAGGCCAGCCAATGAGAGCTGCTCTctgcacagacagacaggcGGGTCAGAGGCGGGTCGGGTTCTGCAGAACCCGGCCCGGCGGCCCACGTACCGGTGGAGACCCGCGGCGGCAGCGTGGGCCTCAGGTCCTTGTTGCAGAAGTCTGTGTTGCAGCACTCGATGGTCCTCCTGGGCAGAGCGTTGGGGGAGTCCTGtcggccaatcagagagcaggaCAGGAAGGCTTCAGGTGAGGAAGACTCAAACCATCGGTTTCTACACCTGAGAcggtcacttcctgtctggttgccatggagacggcCCTACCTTGCACTGGAAGTGGGAGCCTTCGTACTTCATGCAGCCGGAGGCGAGCAGGATCTCCCCGTTATCGTCTTCCTCGATGATGGCGAAGCACTGACCGTTGGTTCTGAACGCACAGAGACCCGCCGTTAGTCAGGGCTTCAcaccggaaccggaaccggaaccagaaccagaaccagaggagaaCCTGGTTTCATCCACATCTACACTCATCCTAAAGCTCAAAGCCTCTTGCAGCTCTCTGAGCCTCCAGTTCGGTTCCGGTTCTGCTCCTGGCTCCTGGTCCCGGTTCTGctcctgctcctgctcctggttctgctcctgctcctggctcctggttctgctcctggttccggttctgctcCTGCTGTACTCACCGGCAGGTGTTGTTGACGGCGTCATCAGGACAGTGTCCGGAGCAGTAGCAGCTGAGGAAGCGGGGCAGATCCTCGGGGGCGATGGTGGAGTCCTCTCCGGGTCGCCGGGCCTCCGGGTTCACGCCGGTCCCCAGCAGAACATGGTCCGGGTTCTGACCTGCAGCTGGACCAGACAGAACCACAGTTACAGGCTGACGGCACAAAGATCCTCTGAGTTAATAACAGACTGAAATACAGCATCAGAGTGAGACCTCTTTCCTCTACAGCATTCTGATCAGCTGACGGCTCCGTCTGATCAATAACTGATCAGATCCAATCAGATCCTGCCGAATCTGAGATCAAAGTTAAACCGCCTTTGATTGGCTCCGAGTCATCAGAGGGGCGGGGCCTTCAGATTAGCAAAATGGCCGCCGTCTCCAATCCAGCAGTTAGTTTTGGGTCTCGTCTAAATCAGTTGGTCTTagttagtttttacagtgtttgctGGTTTTAtcagttaaatattgtttagttttagttcagCTTTTTTAGTTTGTTCACACTTTGGTTTAGTTTTAGGAATAAAAACTGATTGTGACTGATTGTCCTATTAATAAGTTTCCATTTTCAGAGACGCTAACCAGTATAACCAGTTTTACCAGTCTAACCAGtataaccagtttaaccagtgtAACTTGTTTAACTAGTCTAACCAGTTTAACCANNNNNNNNNNNNNNNNNNNNNNNNNNNNNNNNNNNNNNNNNNNNNNNNNNNNNNNNNNNNNNNNNNNNNNNNNNNNNNNNNNNNNNNNNNNNNNNNNNNNNNNNNNNNNNNNNNNNNNNNNNNNNNNNNNNNNNNNNNNNNNNNNNNNNNNNNNNNNNNNNNNNNNNNNNNNNNNNNNNNNNNNNNNNNNNNNNNNNNNNNNNNNNNNNNNNNNNNNNNNNNNNNNNNNNNNNNNNNNNNNNNNNNNNNNNNNNNNNNNNNNNNNNNNNNNNNNNNNNNNNNNNNNNNNNNNNNNNNNNNNNNNNNNNNNNNNNNNNNNNNNNNNNNNNNNNNNNNNNNNNNNNNNNNNNNNNNNNNNNNNNNNNNNNNNNNNNNNNNNNNNNNNNNNNNNNNNNNNNNNNNNNNNNNNNNNNNNNNNNNNNNNNNNNNNNNNNNNNNNNNNNNNNNNNNNNNNNNNNNNNNNNNNNNNNNNNNNNNNNNNNNNNNNNNNNNNNNNNNNNNNNNNNNNNNNNNNNNNNNNNNNNNNNNNNNNNNNNNNNNNNNNNNNNNNNNNNNNNNNNNNNNNNNNNNNNNNNNNNNNNNNNNNNNNNNNNNNNNNNNNNNNNNNNNNNNNNNNNNNNNNNNNNNNNNNNNNNNNNNNNNNNNNNNNNNNNNNNNNNNNNNNNNNNNNNNNNNNNNNNNNNNNNNNNNNNNNNNNNNNNNNNNNNNNNNNNNNNNNNNNNNNNNNNNNNNNNNNNNNNNNNNNNNNNNNNNNNNNNNNNNNNNNNNNNNNNNNNNNNNNNNNNNNNNNNNNNNNNNNNNNNNNNNNNNNNNNNNNNNNNNNNNNNNNNNNNNNNNNNNNNNNNNNNNNNNNNNNNNNNNNNNNNNNNNNNNNNNNNNNNNNNNNNNNNNNNNNNNNNNNNNNNNNNNNNNNNNNNNNNNNNNNNNNNNNNNNNNNNNNNNNNNNNNNNNNNNNNNNNNNNNNNNNNNNNNNNNNNNNNNNNNNNNNNNNNNNNNNNNNNNNNNNNNNNNNNNNNNNNNNNNNNNNNNNNNNNNNNNNNNNNNNNNNNNNNNNNNNNNNNNNNNNNNNNNNNNNNNNNNNNNNNNNNNNNNNNNNNNNNNNNNNNNNNNNNNNNNNNNNNNNNNNNNNNNNNNNNNNNNNNNNNNNNNNNNNNNNNNNNNNNNNNNNNNNNNNNNNNNNNNNNNNNNNNNNNNNNNNNNNNNNNNNNNNNNNNNNNNNNNNNNNNNNNNNNNNNNNNNNNNNNNNNNNNNNNNNNNNNNNNNNNNNNNNNNNNNNNNNNNNNNNNNNNNNNNNNNNNNNNNNNNNNNNNNNNNNNNNNNNNNNNNNNNNNNNNNNNNNNNNNNNNNNNNNNNNNNNNNNNNNNNNNNNNNNNNNNNNNNNNNNNNNNNNNNNNNNNNNNNNNNNNNNNNNNNNNNNNNNNNNNNNNNNNNNNNNNNNNNNNNNNNNNNNNNNNNNNNNNNNNNNNNNNNNNNNNNNNNNNNNNNNNNNNNNNNNNNNNNNNNNNNNNNACCGGGCCAGCAGAACTGGACCTGGACCAGCAGGACCGGGCCAGCAGGACCGGGCCAGCAGGACTGGACCAGCAGGACTGGACCTGGACCAGCAGGACCGGGCCAGCAGGACTGGACCAGCAGGACCAGAACTGGACCAGCAGGACTGGACCAGCAGGACCAGACCAGCAGGACTGGACCAGAACTGGACCAGCAGAATGTCaggcaggtcaaaggtcagctatCTTATAAAGTTACTGGGAATTAGACTTTTTACTGGTCCaaactggttctgttgggtcggATCAGATGATTCCAGCTCTACATCCAGGAAAATGGTTCTGATGGATCTCTCAGTCAGAACCAGGCAAACTGGACCTGAGGTGTCTTACCGTGGGTTCTGAGAgccagcagcagagcagcaagcAGACGGGTCAGAACCGCCATCCTGCAgacagaaccgggtccagaaccacacagcagcagcttcgCTTCCAGagatgctggttctgatcggtCCACAGCAGGACGCGCCGGCAGCAGCAGTAGGTTGGGGAGGGGGACGACTGGATCCAGAAGAATCAACACCTCAGGTTCTGCTGGGTCTCACTGGTTCTGTAGGTCCGAAACCCTGGAAGAGAAACACCAGAAAGGTCAAAGATCTCAGTTCTGACCCGGATTCACCTCTGCAGACGATCAGAACCGGAGCCTGGTGGCCtcatctccatggaaaccagagGATAccgaggttaaaggtcaaagttcCCAACAGAGGAAAAACGTAAACctctgcagccatttttatatttaatgttttattaaaaatataaacatttacatgaaaagttaaaacattttgttttaatttgagttttattatttttctccactgttatttttatattttttatatttttaaactattaaaatactaaagaaaaataaaa encodes:
- the LOC103477368 gene encoding bone morphogenetic protein receptor type-1A isoform X2; this encodes MAVLTRLLAALLLALRTHAAGQNPDHVLLGTGVNPEARRPGEDSTIAPEDLPRFLSCYCSGHCPDDAVNNTCRTNGQCFAIIEEDDNGEILLASGCMKYEGSHFQCKDSPNALPRRTIECCNTDFCNKDLRPTLPPRVSTESSSHWLAFIISMTICCCTLICLSIVFYYRYKWQTERERFPKDLEQEVFIRGGESLRDLIHQSQSSGSGSGLPLLVQRTIAKQIQMVRQIGKGRYGEVWLGRWRGEKVAVKVFFTREEASWFRETEIYQTVLMRHENILGFIAADIKGSGSFTQLFLITDHHDNGSLYDFLKVNTLDAAALLRLAYSAACGLCHLHTEIYGTQGKPAIAHRDLKSKNILVKKNGTCCIADLGLAVKFNSDTSEVDIPLSTRVGTRRYMAPEVLDDSLNKNHFQAYIMADMYSYGLVVWEMSRRCVTGGMVEDYQLPYFNMVTSEPSYEDMLEVVCVKGLRPSVSNRWNSDECLRAMLKLMSECWAHNPASRLTILRVKKTLAKMVESQDMKI
- the LOC103477368 gene encoding bone morphogenetic protein receptor type-1A isoform X1; protein product: MAVLTRLLAALLLALRTHAAGQNPDHVLLGTGVNPEARRPGEDSTIAPEDLPRFLSCYCSGHCPDDAVNNTCRTNGQCFAIIEEDDNGEILLASGCMKYEGSHFQCKDSPNALPRRTIECCNTDFCNKDLRPTLPPRVSTGTWAAGPGSAEPDPPLTRLSVCAESSSHWLAFIISMTICCCTLICLSIVFYYRYKWQTERERFPKDLEQEVFIRGGESLRDLIHQSQSSGSGSGLPLLVQRTIAKQIQMVRQIGKGRYGEVWLGRWRGEKVAVKVFFTREEASWFRETEIYQTVLMRHENILGFIAADIKGSGSFTQLFLITDHHDNGSLYDFLKVNTLDAAALLRLAYSAACGLCHLHTEIYGTQGKPAIAHRDLKSKNILVKKNGTCCIADLGLAVKFNSDTSEVDIPLSTRVGTRRYMAPEVLDDSLNKNHFQAYIMADMYSYGLVVWEMSRRCVTGGMVEDYQLPYFNMVTSEPSYEDMLEVVCVKGLRPSVSNRWNSDECLRAMLKLMSECWAHNPASRLTILRVKKTLAKMVESQDMKI